CTACACGGAGACTGTCGTCACCGGGAAACGGGAGTCGTCGTCGCGCCCAGGGCAGGGCGTGGTGACCATGCAGCACACGGGCCGCAACCAGGATGGGAAAGTTGTGGCGCTCGCCACGCGGGCCTGCCTCATGTGGACCCGGACCGCGCATCTGGAGGCGCAACAGGGGACAATCAATACATGACCTTCACCATGGGCCCCGCTTTGCTTTTCTGCCCCGCCGACCGTCCGGAACGGTTCCAAAAGGCCGCCGAGCGTTCCGACGCCGTCATCGTAGACCTCGAGGACGCCGTCGCGCCCGCAGACAAGAAGCGGGCCCGGGGCGCCATCCTCGCCCAGCTCGGCTCCGGCGGGGAGACCGCCGAGCTCGACCCCAGCCGCACGATCGTGCGCGTCAATCCAGTGGGCACTCCGGACTTCGAAAAGGACCTGCACTGCCTCGCGCACACCCCTTACCGCACCGTCATGCTGGCCAAGGCCGAGACCGGTGAACAGCTGAAGGCCCTCGAGGGTTACCACGTCATCGCGCTGTGCGAGACGGCCAAAGGAATCGTCAACGCGGCTGAGATCGCCCAGGCTCCCAACGTCGTCGGGCTCATGTGGGGCGCCGAGGACCTGATCGCCTCCATGGGCGGCACCTCGAGCCGCAAGGACGACGGCGGCTACCGCTCCGTCGCAACGCACTCACGCTCTAGCGTGCTGCTGGCCGCCAAAGCCGCAGGCAAGGAAGCCATCGACTCGGTCTACGTCGACATTCCCGACCTCGCCGGCCTGGCCGCGGAATCCGCCGACGCCGTGGCTAGCGGATTCGGTGCCAAGGCCTGCATCCACCCGAACCAGGTTGCCGTTGTCCGCGAAGCCTACGCACCGTCGCCGGATGCCGTCGCAGGGGCCCGGGAACTGCTTGACGCCGCGGCCGCGGCCGGAACCGGCGTGTTCCAGTACAAAGGAAAAATGGTGGACGGCCCCATCCTGAAACACGCCGAATCCACGCTGCGCAGGGCCCGGCTTTCCTGAAAAGTCGTTCCAGCCGGGTCTATTAGCTGCGCCGTCGTTGCTTCGGCAGCGACAACGGGGCGATGACCTCGTACAGCTCCATCCGGATCCAGCGCTGGCCCGTTTCGCGGAACTCGGCCCGCGTGGCGAATCGGTAAAGGAAGCTGCGCGCCCGCACCCAACGCGGCCGAGCGCCGTCGAACGGGTCCTGGCGCAACAAGCGCAAAGTGGGCCGGTCGGCGTCGAGCAGTTTGCCCAAGAACGCGTAGAACCACTCCTCGTGCACCGTGCGCAAGGGCAGGAACCACATCAACCAGTCGAGACGCAGGTGGTAAGGCGCCCACTGCCGGGGCAGCCGGCGGACATCGCCCGGCTTGCCCTTGAATCCGTATTCGCGCCAATCGGCCTCATCGACGGGAACGTCGGACTGGGTGCCCTCCACCACGATCTCCACCCGGTGCCGCGTCACCGTGCCGAACGCCCCGTAGGTGTTGACCAACTGCCATCGGTTGAAGCTGGCGTTCATGAGCTGTTCCCGCGAGAGCAGGTTGCGGACGGGCCAATAGCTGAGCACCAGGAGGAGCGCCGTCACTGCGAGTACGACGGCGAGCCACCACACCGGGGTCTGGGCCGTGGCCGGGTGCCGCTGTAGCGGTATGAAAGGCAGCACGGCATGGGCCACAGGGTCACTCACCGCGGCGAAGGCAAGCACGATCGCAGACCAATTGAGCCACGCGAAGTTCCCGCTGCCCACAAGCCAGAGTTGCGTGAAGACCACGATTCCGGCGGCCATGGTGGCCAATGGCTGCGGAGCGAACAGGAAGAACGGCACCACCAGCTGGGCGAAGTGGTTGCCGAGCACTTCCAGGCGGTGCAGTGGCTTAGGCAGGAGGTGCGCCTGGCGGCTCAACGGCCCGGGCATGGGCTGCGTCTCGTGGTGGTAGTACAGGGCGGTTAAATCACGCCACTCGCTTCCGCCATGGATCTTGATCATGCCCGCGCCGAATTCCAGCCTAAACAGGAGCCATACGAGCAGGATCAGGATGGTCCTGGGCGGGGGAGTCTGTTCCGAACCGAGGAAGGCCACAGTGAAGCCCATTTCCAGCAGCAGCATCTCCCAACCGAAGCCGTAGAAGGTCTGGCCGACGTTGACGATGGACATGTAGAGCAACCACAAAACCAGGAACGCGGCCAAGGGAAGCCACGGCGGACCCAGCTGCGGCAGCCCGCCCACGAGCGCCAGGGAAACGGCAAGCCCGGCGGCACAAACGGTACGGAGCAAACTGTCCGAATACTTCCAGCGGAACAGGCTGGGCCTGCGCAAAAGCCTGTGTCCGTCCACGAACCTCGCGACAGGCAGGAGCCCATGTTCACCAAGGAGCGCGGGAAACTGGTTGAGGCTGGACAGGAACGCGATGAAATAGAGCGCGGCCGTGCCACGCTGGAGCACCTGCCGGGCGAATTCATAGTCCGGCGCCTCGAACCACGAGACCCAGTCCACAAACCAACGCTACGCCTGGGGTGCGGGATACTTAAGCAATGCAGCCGCGCAAGATCATCCTCCTCGGGTCCACTGGTTCCATCGGCACACAAGCGATTGACGTCGTCGACGCCGCCCCCCATCTCTTCGAGGTCGTGGCCCTGAGCGCCGGCGGCGGGAACTTGGAACTCATCGCGCAACAGGCCGTGCACACCAAGGCCCAGGCAGTCGGCATCGCCTACGGCGATCCCCATGAACTCCAGAAACTCATCGGCGCTGCCGCCTCCGCTGCCGGGCTCCGGAACTACGATCCGGCGATCATCGCGGGAGCGGACGCCTCCACCAAGATTGCCGCGATCGAAGCGGACGTCGTGCTCAACGGCATCACGGGGTCCATCGGGCTGGCACCGACGCTGGCAGCCCTCAAATCCGGCGCCGTCCTGGCCTTAGCGAACAAGGAATCCCTGATCGTGGGCGGTGCACTCGTGAAGGCCGCGGCAGCCGTTGACCAGATCGTGCCTGTGGATTCCGAGCACTCGGCCATCGCCCAATGCCTCCGCGCGGGAACCGACAAAGAGGTCGAGAAACTCATCCTGACTGCTTCCGGCGGACCGTTCCGGGGCCGCAGCCGCGAGCAACTCCGGGACGTCACCCCGGCGGAGGCCCTAGCCCACCCCACGTGGGACATGGGCCCCATGGTCACCACCAACTCGGCCAGCTTGGTCAACAAAGGCCTGGAGGTCATCGAAGCGCACTTGCTGTTCGACGTCCCCCTGGACAGGATCGACGTCGTGGTGCACCCGCAATCCGTGGTGCACTCCATGGTGGAATTCGTGGACGGCTCCATCATTGCCCAAGCCTCTCCGCCGGACATGCGGCTCCCTATCGCCCTGGGACTCGGGTGGCCGGACCGCGTGCCCGGCGCCGCCAAGGCCTGCGACTGGAGCCAGGCGACCAGTTGGACGTTCGAACCCCTTGACTCGGTGGCCTTCCCGGCCGTGGAGCTGGCCAAGGACGCCGCGAAGCAGGGGAGCACTTTTCCGGCAGTCTTCAACGCGGCCAACGAGGAGGCGGTGGAAGCATTCCACGCCGGGAGGATCCGCTTCACCGACATCGTGGACACGGTGGAGTCCGTCCTCAGCGAACATTCAGGATCCTTGGAGCTGACGGTGGACTCTGTGTTGGATGCTGAGAGGTGGGCACGCACGCGCACCCACGATCGTTTAGCCAACAGCACCCTTTAGGAAGCAGTACTCAAGGCATGAATCCCGTCATTCTGTTCATTCTCGGAGTCGTCTTCGTCGCGATCGGCGTGGCCGTCTCCATTGCGCTGCACGAGGTGGGGCACTTGCTTCCCGCCAAGCTGTTCAAGGTGCGCGTCACGAAATACATGATCGGTTTCGGCCCTACCCTGTGGTCCACGCGGAAAGGCGAGACCGAGTACGGCGTCAAGGCCATCCCGCTGGGCGGCTACGTGGCCATGATCGGCATGTACCCGCCCAACAAGCAAGATGGCAGCGTCAGGCCGTCGAGCACCGGCATGTTCCAGACCCTTGCCACCGAGGCCCGGTCCGCGGCGCACGAGGAAGTGGGCCCCGGGGACGAGAACCGGGTCTTCTACAGGCTGCCGGTCTGGAAAAAGGTCATCATCATGCTGGGTGGCCCGGCGATGAACCTGCTCATCGGCCTGGTGCTGACCGCGGTGCTGCTGATGGGCTTCGGCGTGTCCACGGCAACCACCACCATTGCCGAAGTGTCAAAGTGCCAAGTGAAGGCCGGCGAGACCGTCGATCCGAATTCCCCGAACTGCCAATTGACGCCGGCAGCAGTGGCAAAGCTCCAGCCCAACGACGTCGTCACCAGCTTCGACGGGAAGCCCGTGACGAGCTGGGCTGAAATGAGCGGGTGGATCCGCGCATCCGCCGGCAAGGCCGTGCAGATCACCGTGGACCGTGGCGGCAAGAGCGTCACCACCCAAGTCACTCCCGTGCTGTCCGCGCGGCCCGTCATCGGCGACAACGGCCAGCAGGCCAAGGGCGCGGACGGCAAGCCGCTGTACGAGGAAGTCGGCTTCCTCGGCATCGGTGCGCAGACCGCCATGGTTCCTCAACCGGCGTCGACCGTTCTTCCGATGGCCGGCGAGAACATCAAGCAAATCGCGGGAGTCATCCTCAACCTCCCCGCCAGGGTGGTCGGCGTGGCGCAAGCGGCTTTCGGCTCCGAACCGCGCGATCCCAACGGCCCCATCAGCGTGGTGGGAGTCGGCCGGGTGGCCGGCGAAGTGGCTGCCATGGATCAGGTTCCGCTGCAATCCCGCATCAGCGCCCTCGTGGGCCTCCTCGCCGGGCTGAACTTCGCCCTCGCCGTGTTCAACCTGGTTCCGCTCTTGCCGCTCGACGGCGGACACGTGGCGGGCGCGCTCTACGAAGGAGCCAGGCGTCGAATCGCGAAGCTGTTCGGCAAACCGGATCCAGGCGCCTTCGACATCGCCAAGCTCCTGCCGCTTACCTACGTCGTGGCGAGTGTCCTCATGGCCATGAGCGCTTTGCTGATCTACGCGGACATCGTCAAGCCCGTCAACCTCTTCGGCTGATCTCGATTGGGCTTGGGGGATAGGCTATCCATATGACTGTTTTCGCTGTTGAGTATGTGTACGACGCCGAGTCCGCCGAGGTGCGCGACGCGAACCGCCCTGCCCACCGCGCCTGGCTCGCCAGCCTCGCCGAGCAGGGAACCCTGCTGGCGAGCGGCCCATACACCGATGGCGCGGGTGCGCTGCTGCTGCTTGAGGCCGCCGACGAGTCCGAGCTGAACGCCACGCTGAAGGAGGATCCGTTCGCCGCCGTCCGGGGGATCGCAGGCATCCGGACCTCGGAGTGGAACCCCATTATCGGAATGCTTGCCGCTCACGCTTCCTAGCAGCATGACCGGCCGGGGTCCTGTCCCCGGCCTTACGATCCACCCATTTCAACCCAAGGAGTCCACGTGACCTCGGTCAGCCTGGGAATGCCGTCAGCCCCGCCCCCCGTTCTCGCGCCCCGCCGCAAGACCCGCCAGATCAAGGTGGGTTCGGTCGGCGTCGGCTCCGATTCGCCCATCAGCGTGCAATCGATGACCACCACGCCCACCACGGACATCAACGCCACGCTGCAGCAGATCGCGGAGCTGACGGCATCCGGCTGTGACATCGTGCGTGTCGCTTGCCCTTCCGCGGACGACGCCGAGGCACTGCCGATCATCGCCCGCAAGTCCCAGATTCCCGTCATCGCGGACATCCACTTCCAGCCGAAGTACGTCTTCGCCGCGATCGAAGCCGGTTGCGCCGCTGTGCGCGTCAATCCGGGCAACATCCGCAAGTTCGACGACCAGGTGAAGGAAATCGCCAAGGCCGCCAAGGACCACGGAACGTCCATCCGGATCGGCATCAACGCCGGTTCCCTGGAGCCGGGCATCCTGAAGAAGTACGGCAAGGCCACCCCGGAAGCCCTCGTGGAGTCAGCCGTGTGGGAAGCTTCGTTGTTCGAGGAACACGGCTTCAACGATTTCAAGATCTCCGTCAAGCACAACGACCCCGTCATCATGGTGGCGGCCTACGAGATGCTTGCCGAAAAGGGCGACTGGCCCCTGCACCTTGGCGTGACCGAGGCCGGACCGGCCTTCCAGGGCACCATCAAGTCCGCGACGGCCTTCGGAGCGCTTCTGTCCCGGGGCATCGGCGACACCATCCGGGTGTCCCTTTCCGCGCCGCCTGTTGAGGAGATCAAGGTCGGCAACCAGATCCTGCAGTCGCTCAACCTGCGCCCCCGCAAGCTCGAAATCGTCTCCTGCCCTTCATGCGGACGCGCCCAGGTCGACGTCTACACGCTGGCTGAGCAGGTCACGGCCGGGCTTGAAGGAATGGAGATTCCGTTGCGCGTCGCCGTCATGGGTTGCGTCGTGAACGGTCCGGGCGAGGCACGTGAAGCCGATCTCGGTGTGGCCTCCGGAAACGGCAAGGGACAGATCTTCGTGAAGGGCGAAGTCATTAAGACTGTCCCCGAGAGCCAGATTGTTGAGACACTGATCGAAGAGGCCATGCGTATCGCCGAAGAGATGGGGGAGGCCGATGGCGAAGATGCTGTCAAGGGTAGCCCCGTGGTTAGCGTCTCGTAACGAGACAGCCGCCGATGGGCTTTCCGTCCGGGTACTCGGCGCGGCCGACACCCGGGCCCTTCGCGTGCTCGCGATGGAAGACCCGGTAGCGAACGTCTTCATTCTGGCGCACCTCGATTCGTCGGGGAGCGCCGCACCCACTTCCGGTGGCGCGAGCGTCTTTGGAGTGTTCGACGGCGACGCACTGGTAGGTGCCTGCTGGGCCGGCGCCAACCTGGTTCCGGTGCAACTGGACCCCGGACTGGCTTCCCGCGTTGCGGCGGTTGCACACCGGGCCGGACGTCGCTACGCCTCGATCTTCGGGCCCGCGGAGACCGTGCTCGCGCTCCATTCCCGTTTGGAGCAATTGGGGCATTTCGCCCACGAAGTACGGGCCGACCAGCCGCTGCTGGCGATCTCGGGGCCACCCGCCGTCGAACCCAATCCGCGGCTCGGCTTCGGAAACATCGCGGATTTCGACCGGATCCTGCCCGCCTGCGCAGCCATGTTCGAAGAGGAAGTGGGTTATTCGCCCTTTCTCGGGAGCGAGGACTTCTACAGCCGCAGGGTGGCTGGACTGATCCGGCAGGGCCATTCCTTGGTGCACATCGACGCCGGCGGGACCGTGAAGTTCAAAGCCGAACTCGGGGCGGTCACGGCGCAGGCCACCCAGGTGCAGGGCGTCTGGATGAACCCCGAGTTCCGCGGCCAGGGACTCAGCGCCGGGTACATGGCGGGAGTGGTTGTCCTGGCGCAGCAGTTCGCGCCGATCACGAGCCTCTACGTCAACGAATACAACACCAGGGCGCGCGCCACGTACGAGCGGGTCGGCTTCCAACGCCTCGGAACGTTCGCCACGGTTCTCTACTGACTGGCCCAACTGACTCGCATTTGTTGTCGTTTTGACGCCTCATAACGACAACAACTGCGAGCTAGTTGGGAGGGGCGAGCTCGCCGGTGAGGTAGTGCTGGACGTTCGGGGCCACGAGCCGGACCACTTCCTCCTGGGAGGCCGAAGCCAGCGGTTCCAGCCGGACCACGTAGCGCATCAGCATGAGCCCCACCATTTGCGTGGCGACGAGGTTGCCGCGCATTTTCGCTTCTGCGGGGGAACCGGGAAGCCCTGCCGTGATGCGGGAGAGGATGGTCCTCGCCACCATCTCGCGCAGCAAGGCGGTCTTGGCCTTGGAACCGATCGTTCCCCTGACGAACGCGACAAGCCCGTGTTGCGCCGGGCTTTCCCACAGACGCACCACGGCGCGGACTATCGCTTCCGAGCGTTGGGCCGGATCCAACGACTCGACGCCGGCAAGGACCTCGTCGGGATCCGCCGGGAGTTCGATGCTCTG
This genomic interval from Arthrobacter sp. FW306-2-2C-D06B contains the following:
- a CDS encoding HpcH/HpaI aldolase/citrate lyase family protein, whose amino-acid sequence is MTFTMGPALLFCPADRPERFQKAAERSDAVIVDLEDAVAPADKKRARGAILAQLGSGGETAELDPSRTIVRVNPVGTPDFEKDLHCLAHTPYRTVMLAKAETGEQLKALEGYHVIALCETAKGIVNAAEIAQAPNVVGLMWGAEDLIASMGGTSSRKDDGGYRSVATHSRSSVLLAAKAAGKEAIDSVYVDIPDLAGLAAESADAVASGFGAKACIHPNQVAVVREAYAPSPDAVAGARELLDAAAAAGTGVFQYKGKMVDGPILKHAESTLRRARLS
- a CDS encoding YciI family protein — its product is MTVFAVEYVYDAESAEVRDANRPAHRAWLASLAEQGTLLASGPYTDGAGALLLLEAADESELNATLKEDPFAAVRGIAGIRTSEWNPIIGMLAAHAS
- a CDS encoding M50 family metallopeptidase produces the protein MNPVILFILGVVFVAIGVAVSIALHEVGHLLPAKLFKVRVTKYMIGFGPTLWSTRKGETEYGVKAIPLGGYVAMIGMYPPNKQDGSVRPSSTGMFQTLATEARSAAHEEVGPGDENRVFYRLPVWKKVIIMLGGPAMNLLIGLVLTAVLLMGFGVSTATTTIAEVSKCQVKAGETVDPNSPNCQLTPAAVAKLQPNDVVTSFDGKPVTSWAEMSGWIRASAGKAVQITVDRGGKSVTTQVTPVLSARPVIGDNGQQAKGADGKPLYEEVGFLGIGAQTAMVPQPASTVLPMAGENIKQIAGVILNLPARVVGVAQAAFGSEPRDPNGPISVVGVGRVAGEVAAMDQVPLQSRISALVGLLAGLNFALAVFNLVPLLPLDGGHVAGALYEGARRRIAKLFGKPDPGAFDIAKLLPLTYVVASVLMAMSALLIYADIVKPVNLFG
- a CDS encoding lipase maturation factor family protein, whose protein sequence is MDWVSWFEAPDYEFARQVLQRGTAALYFIAFLSSLNQFPALLGEHGLLPVARFVDGHRLLRRPSLFRWKYSDSLLRTVCAAGLAVSLALVGGLPQLGPPWLPLAAFLVLWLLYMSIVNVGQTFYGFGWEMLLLEMGFTVAFLGSEQTPPPRTILILLVWLLFRLEFGAGMIKIHGGSEWRDLTALYYHHETQPMPGPLSRQAHLLPKPLHRLEVLGNHFAQLVVPFFLFAPQPLATMAAGIVVFTQLWLVGSGNFAWLNWSAIVLAFAAVSDPVAHAVLPFIPLQRHPATAQTPVWWLAVVLAVTALLLVLSYWPVRNLLSREQLMNASFNRWQLVNTYGAFGTVTRHRVEIVVEGTQSDVPVDEADWREYGFKGKPGDVRRLPRQWAPYHLRLDWLMWFLPLRTVHEEWFYAFLGKLLDADRPTLRLLRQDPFDGARPRWVRARSFLYRFATRAEFRETGQRWIRMELYEVIAPLSLPKQRRRS
- the dxr gene encoding 1-deoxy-D-xylulose-5-phosphate reductoisomerase; protein product: MQPRKIILLGSTGSIGTQAIDVVDAAPHLFEVVALSAGGGNLELIAQQAVHTKAQAVGIAYGDPHELQKLIGAAASAAGLRNYDPAIIAGADASTKIAAIEADVVLNGITGSIGLAPTLAALKSGAVLALANKESLIVGGALVKAAAAVDQIVPVDSEHSAIAQCLRAGTDKEVEKLILTASGGPFRGRSREQLRDVTPAEALAHPTWDMGPMVTTNSASLVNKGLEVIEAHLLFDVPLDRIDVVVHPQSVVHSMVEFVDGSIIAQASPPDMRLPIALGLGWPDRVPGAAKACDWSQATSWTFEPLDSVAFPAVELAKDAAKQGSTFPAVFNAANEEAVEAFHAGRIRFTDIVDTVESVLSEHSGSLELTVDSVLDAERWARTRTHDRLANSTL
- a CDS encoding TetR/AcrR family transcriptional regulator translates to MSGALPPVRRGRRSGGSDSRELILATARRLFAEHGFDGTSLRQVAREAEVDPAMVHHFFKGKDELFAQSIELPADPDEVLAGVESLDPAQRSEAIVRAVVRLWESPAQHGLVAFVRGTIGSKAKTALLREMVARTILSRITAGLPGSPAEAKMRGNLVATQMVGLMLMRYVVRLEPLASASQEEVVRLVAPNVQHYLTGELAPPN
- the ispG gene encoding flavodoxin-dependent (E)-4-hydroxy-3-methylbut-2-enyl-diphosphate synthase codes for the protein MTSVSLGMPSAPPPVLAPRRKTRQIKVGSVGVGSDSPISVQSMTTTPTTDINATLQQIAELTASGCDIVRVACPSADDAEALPIIARKSQIPVIADIHFQPKYVFAAIEAGCAAVRVNPGNIRKFDDQVKEIAKAAKDHGTSIRIGINAGSLEPGILKKYGKATPEALVESAVWEASLFEEHGFNDFKISVKHNDPVIMVAAYEMLAEKGDWPLHLGVTEAGPAFQGTIKSATAFGALLSRGIGDTIRVSLSAPPVEEIKVGNQILQSLNLRPRKLEIVSCPSCGRAQVDVYTLAEQVTAGLEGMEIPLRVAVMGCVVNGPGEAREADLGVASGNGKGQIFVKGEVIKTVPESQIVETLIEEAMRIAEEMGEADGEDAVKGSPVVSVS
- a CDS encoding GNAT family N-acetyltransferase, translated to MLSRVAPWLASRNETAADGLSVRVLGAADTRALRVLAMEDPVANVFILAHLDSSGSAAPTSGGASVFGVFDGDALVGACWAGANLVPVQLDPGLASRVAAVAHRAGRRYASIFGPAETVLALHSRLEQLGHFAHEVRADQPLLAISGPPAVEPNPRLGFGNIADFDRILPACAAMFEEEVGYSPFLGSEDFYSRRVAGLIRQGHSLVHIDAGGTVKFKAELGAVTAQATQVQGVWMNPEFRGQGLSAGYMAGVVVLAQQFAPITSLYVNEYNTRARATYERVGFQRLGTFATVLY